Part of the Planctomycetaceae bacterium genome, GAGATGCTCGATGAGATCCTGCCCCGTCACCCAACGCGAGTGACCGATGACTGTGTAAGGCAGGCCATCGTCCAGCATTCTATCCCAGAACTTCTGAGAAATCCCCAGCCGCTGCAGAACGGAATGCTTGCTGTAGGCTTCGTGGACGCTGATGACGCCGGCATTGCGATTGTCTTTCATGGTGACACCTTGTCTGAGTTTGTGAGGAAGCCGGGGTTCGTGAGGTGAAGTTCGGTTGCTGGTGGTTGTTCGGGGCAGCCTTGTTGGATCCAGTTCTGGAGTTCGGCGAGGTTCCAGCGGGTGAGGTGGTGGCCGAGTTTGATGGGGGCGGGCATGCGGCCGGTGTCGGTAAGGCGCTGGACGTGGCGGCTGGAACAGGACAGCAGCTCGGCGACTTCGGTGATTGCGATCAGACGAATGGACGCGTCGATGACGGACGGTTCGTCGACGGCGTTCGTTGGTTCGGGTGGTGGAGTGTCGGTCATGGTGAAAGTCCGGCGTGGGGACGATCGAAAGTGCTTCAGCCTGGCAGGCGGAAGGATTGCCGGCAGTCGGGGCAGACGGCTTTGTGGCCTCGGTCCGCGGCGGACCAGTCGGAATCGGAGTCGCAGTGCGGGCAGGAAACGGTCAGCGTGTCTGGATCATCCGGTTCTTCGTCGGGCAGCGATGAGCTGCGGGCGAAGTCCTGACTGAACGTGGCCAGCAGGAAGTTCTCGCCGGAGGTATCGAACCGCCGGCCTCCCTGAAACACGTAGGCCGACACCTGCCAGTTCCACTGCGGACCGCCGGTCGCCAGACGCGTGAATTCGATCGGATCAACGCGTTGCTTGAGCACTCGCTGGGCTCCGACGTTGTCGGTGTGGCTGGCCCATTCGCCGAGCTTCGACGACGTGCCCGTGCTGATGTTGGCTCCGTGCCAGACCCATTCCTTGCCGATCAGTTCCGACGCCCATGTGTTGGTGGTGGGCGACGTGTTCATCTGAAAGATCTTCGTGTTGAGATTTCCCGTCAGCGAATCGATGGCGACCTTCGCCTGATGCGGATGCTGCGACGACAGGGCGTGGTAATACGTGTCGAGGTTTTGCGTCAGGTACACCGTCGCACAGCGGAAGCCTCGGGCGACGGTGGCGAAGGCAGTGTCGGTTTTCAGCAGCGTGAGCTGAGCTTCATCCGCCCACAGGAACACGGGACGGCTGCTGTCGGTGATGCGGCGTTGCGTCACCGTCAGTTGAAACAGGTACTTCCAGATCGACGCCGCCAGCACTCCGACGGTTTGATATTCCAGCACGGGCAGATCGACGACGATGATCTTTCCGTTCAGACAATCCAGCGGCGATACATCGGTGCCGGTCGTGAACAGTTCCCGCAGCGAACCGGTCAGGAAATAATCGGCGAGCGACAGAAACGTGATGGCCACACTTTGCCGTGTGTCGTGCGGCAGGTTGGGCCACGTCACGCACCAGAACTCGGTCGCGTGATTCACGTCGTGCCGTTCCATGTCCGTCGCCGCGCGTTCCATCGCGAGACTGATGACGTCGCAGCAGTACGACGTCGAATGCCATGCCTTCGACGCTTCCAGAATCTCCCGCTGACGTTCGGTGAGCTGCTCCTGCTGTTCTTCGAGCGGTTCCCAGGCCTCGACCTGATCGGGATTCGTGGGAGCCGACAGGACAAGCTTCTGAAGGTCGCTCATCGAGACATAGTCATTCGCCAGCTTGAGCAGCGTGAAGCCGTTCCGCAGCAGCATTCGCACGGAGTTCGTCCAGAACGGATCGGACGACGACTTGCCGCCGTCCTTCTCCTGACTCTGCAGGATGGTCTCGACCAGCGACACCAGGTTGAACACCAGACCTCCGCCGCCGGCGTGCTGGCTTTGGTAATCGAGAAAGTTGAAGCACAGCTTGTTGTCCGTGCGGTCGCTGAAGACGATCAAATCGTGTTCGCGGCCGGCGTCGATGGCGTAGCGTTTCCACAGGTCGCAGTCGTCCGGTTTGGCGGTCAGCACCAGTCCGCCGAAGCGGGACGGATGCCGCAGAAACGAACGCGCGTGAGATCACCGCTGCCGCTCGTCTTGCCAAGAACCAGTGGCACCGAAGACGGCACAGCCCGCAAA contains:
- a CDS encoding helix-turn-helix domain-containing protein, producing the protein MTDTPPPEPTNAVDEPSVIDASIRLIAITEVAELLSCSSRHVQRLTDTGRMPAPIKLGHHLTRWNLAELQNWIQQGCPEQPPATELHLTNPGFLTNSDKVSP